Part of the Pelodiscus sinensis isolate JC-2024 chromosome 15, ASM4963464v1, whole genome shotgun sequence genome is shown below.
ATCTctttcccagcccccctgcctcctgcttttCTTTTGGTCTAGttgtcctgcccctttaagacttGCAACTGTTTGGGGACTGTAGAGGAGGGGCATTCCTGACTGGTGAATGCCCAAGGACTGTAATTAGACTTTGTCCCTTTAAAGGAATTCCCCTCCCACTTagcctcccctcctgcaccccagggtAGCATAAACTCTGAAATGATCCGTAATTAAAAGAATGAGCAAGGAGCCCAACCCTGCAAACCCTCACAGCAAGCAGGCTTGGGCCTACTGACACAGTGATACTCACACCCaaaacttaagtgtagttgcatatatatacaaatatatactcaaatatatgcaaatagcttctttcacacttttgggggggggggggagccgagtctgcacaggataaacttaaaaaacaacaaatggtctggtagcactttatagactaacaaaacatctacgtgtttcgttagtctttaaagtgctaccagactatttgttgttttttaagttctttcacactgacgggcacaAATTCAAAGATtagggcaagactacacaacacacaggccccatttaagtcagttctgctgatattaataaaatgcaataattacctgatttccaccctcATGACAGCACCAGGAATTTAACTCCTAAAACgagtatcaacagaagaccattctattgactccaCTGGCTGCattttgagccccgtgtaaaaccaaactgcactgtggagtgcaaacaaacaggctgcgtgttgagtggCCCTGCTCTAGGCCCTGAATGCTGTCTCCCACTAGCAACAACTCCATTTTTAAGGACCTAGTTTTATTTCCATTCCCCTGTGTTCCTCTTTTCTGCGCTTCCCTTCCTTTTCCACTGGCCCCTCGCTCACCTGACACTTCCACAAAGCCATCCTTGGTTTTCACCGTCAGCTCCTCAGGTTTAAAGCTCTGCACGTTGACACACACCTTCCAGGGCTCCCCAGAGAAGGGAGCAGGACTCCGATCTTCAGGGTAACTGCCGAACCTGGAGCTGTACCCAGGAGGGGACATGCCAGGGGAGGCTCGGGCCATTCCTGACCGCAGTGGACCAGGCCATGTACTGGTCAGTCGCGGGCGAGCCCAGTCCAGCAAGTCTGCAGTCAGGTCCCCAGAGAAAGGGCACATGCCAAAGTCATCATCCAGGAGTCGAGAGGACAAGCCGGGCTCTCTGAAGCGGTCTCGGACACTTCGGTGCCTGGTGGGGTAATGGCAGGAAAAGGGCATCTGGCCATCAGCCATGATTTTATTCTATGGTAAATGCAACAGCAAGAGAGGATAAAATTCTTCCGACCTTATCCAGCTTCTGgtgcaccagctgccccaggaaaTGTCTGTGTTTGCTTTTCTGTTCCTGAGTGCCAAGCTTCAGTGGAAGAATTTCCCAAGAAAGATTTGTCCACTCCCCCAAACCAAGGAGAGAGGAACTGCTGTGCCTTGATTCTGACAGGCAGTTTATACCAGAATCCTCCTGCCCTCCAAaacaacaaaatttaaaaaaaaaaattagagctgAATCATTCAAagatttaaaaatgcagaaagCAGTGAGAGGAGAGAACAAagtttcctgtttgttttaaatcccacacaagagaaagaggaggagaggggggaaaaaaaacccagatgaaAATCTCTTTGTGGGAATGAGAAACTTCCAAACTCGAGAGCCTTGTTTCTTCTTTCTTCCTGCTTCTTTATCTTCAGATCCCTGGCAGGAGCTTAAATAAATGTGTGTTCTCCAAGTCCAGAAACTTCTCTAACATTCCAGCCAGCTGGGAGCCTTCTATTTATATGGAGCTtggggagagtgggagggggaggttgtGCTTTGCAATTCTGGCCGTGTCAGCTGGGTATTTTGGAGAAGATGAAACACCCTTGGAGAATCTGTTGCGACAGCTGACCTCTCCCACTGGGCCGGGAACACTTACGTGGGGCAGCCAAGTTTAGGTAGCTTTCCTCACCTGCCActccctctgctctgctccctccctgcctgcctccttaGCCTGAGGCTGCTACACTGCAGCCAACATGTTGCTAATAGCTTCAGGGCAGGCTACAGCTCTCTCCTGTCACCATGTTAAAATACCCACTGGCCCTAAATTTTAGCAGAGCCGTGGTGCGCCCAACACTGTAAGGACACCGGGAGCAGGGCCGGAGTGAGCCAGGCAGGGAGCGTGAGTCATTCCCGTGTGCTCTGTGCCTCTACGGGGTTGCATGATGATCTGTGGTTCTGCACGAGGATGGAGTGGGGTTTTACAGACGGTCCTGGTGCGCCAGAGCAGCAGGCTGACTCGGCCCTGGCAGTGACACCTAGGACTTACTGCTGTCAGGCTTAGAAGGCCAGTTCCCAGTTGTGAGCTAGATTGGACCCTGCTTTGCCCATGGCACCCTAAGCAGcaggcaagtgtgtgtgtgtgtggggggggcaggttgcccaccatATGGAGCACCACTGGCTGGGGAGGGTTTGACCAGGGTGGCTGGTCTTTCCCGTTGACGTTCCCAAAGCAAGAAGCTGTGGGGCAGACCAGCATTTCCCCTCTCCTTgtggcccccagcctccccacagggctgcagcaggcaatgccagagcaggaggggaaactgCATCCCACATCAGTGCTGTGGGGAGGTTTTGCACCCAGGCTCGTGGAGCACGGTGGATGGCTGGGTGCTGTCTAAACCCactcagggctgggccaggctccgctgcccccctgcactgcctggcCACGTGCAGGGAGGTTCCCAGTGCCAGCACGGGGCTGCCGTAGACACTGCTCTCCCAGGCAGCGCAGCAGGTGTCGGGGGGCTTGGGGTCACGCTCACCCCAGCTGCTGAACATTGACAGACCTGGGGGGAGGTGCTTTTCGCatcccccgctgcagctctgacGCTCGTGCCAGTCGCTACGGGTCTATAATTTCAGTATGCAGCAGGCCAAGCCAAGCAGACGCACGCCTCCATCCCCACGGGGCGTAGGGAATAATGACCAGCCCACGTCGCTCGCTCCTCCTCTTTCTCGCTGCTTTGAAGGCTGGCCAGGCTTTTCTCTGGGCCTCACCCAGCTCCCTTTGAAGTGCACAGAAACTCTCTTGGTGGCGTCCAGGGCTTGGACCCATCGCATTTGTTGAAACAGGCCTGGGCTGCCTTTGACCTTCACAGATCTTGCCAAAGCTCCAGCTGGGGCTGTCAgtagcgctgtgtgtgtgtgtgtgtgtgtgtgtgtgtgtgtgtgtgtgtgtgtgtgtgtgtgtgtgtgtgtgtgtgcgtgtgtgtgcgcgcgcgctgaGTCAAAACAACacactgtgcagtgctgccctctGGGGCGGGGATAGCCCCACAGAGGCAATGGGAGAGGTAGGGAAATCATTCCCTACCCCTCCTTGCCCTTTGGCAGCTGAATTTTATTTCCCTAGTgccatccccccccacccctcatgcGTCCCGAAAAGCCCGTTGTCCCCATGGAGATACCAAGGGCTGGCTTTTAAGGCCCTTCCTTTCAGAAATGGACCACTGGGCTTTATCGTGGCCCTGGGATCGCCGCTGTtgggcagtgggggcagaggacgTCTACGTGCTTGTGCGGAACCAGGTGAGATCACTGGCTCACAATAAGACAGAATGACTTCACTGGTGCCTTGGCAGGCTCCACGCCAGAGCAGCGCTGCCTTGCAGTCCTCCAGAGATGGTGCGTCTCCCAGGCCTCTAGAGGAATGCCCAGCTCACCCAGAATTAGCCTGTAGTTACAAAATGGCAGAGCGCTCCTTCCTGAAGAATTGAGGCTAAACAAGGCCTATTAGGTTACCCAGTGCACTCCCCTGCCAATGCTGTACCTCCACCTGCCCTACATCCTCTAATTTAGAACAGGCTGCTTCCCGGGAAGACCATTCCAGAGGCTATTCAGTGCGTGACAGCCACCTAGCCTGATATCCTTGCCTCAGTGTTCTGCTTCATTTCAGCCCATTACTATACCTCTTCCCTCCCTCATCCTCTGCCCCGACTCACTGATTAGCAGCCGTACCTGACAGTGGCGAGGTGGTGATGGTTCGGCTCTGAGGCCTCCCTCCAAACGTTACCTCAGCCTCAGACTAATCCCAGGGTGCGGGACTTGTGAAGGTGTGAAagtgtggaaggagcagggggctaggagccaggaagacatagggttgccagatggtttaaccaaaaataccgaacacacacacacacaaaacccaatggaaaaaaaattctgttgagaaaaaagaagggggaggccaaacttgttgagcaaaaaaaaaaattaaacattaaaaattaaaaatcagcatggcccctttaagaagaggcttttttttgccagtggccattttgtttttctgttccagccataagacaagcccctgcagaaccaggtaagcgggggagTTTCTGAGGGGGCCTGGCAagaggtcaggggactgggaccagttgctgagtgtgttgtagggttgccaggtgtccagtattttcgcctcctggcagggaaaaaaccccacaaaaataccggacattttaggtgtccagtattttctgaatttttttaatggacaggaggtgaaaataccagactgttcgggtgaataccggacattTGGCAACCTAGGCAGACACTTCCCGGTGGTGCCAGCTCAGCATTGTGCAGCTTCTGGCCTTGTCACTCGATCGCCTCTAGAGCAAGAATTAAGTTCTTTGCACTGAAATCAGCCGATAGAGCGTTTCCAGAGGAGTTTTGAGAGGGCACTGGGCACAAGCTAGATCCTGCAGCAGAATGAAGTCACAAGGCCTGACTGCCTGTTATGGTTCAACTGCTTTGTTTCCAAGAGGAATACACCACTGCCTCTGTCCTCAGCCCCTTGCCTGTTGGGGGCCTCTCCCATCATTCAAAAGTGTCGCCTCCCTTCCACCTAGGGACCCAAGGCCATAGGGCTAATGCACAGAAGTGCAGCTTAAACTATCGTGACATTGACGCTGTCAGCCAGGCCTGGTCTGTACTTGACAGCGCACTTTGGGAAGCCATGGTGAGCAATGGGATTCCCCGGGTGAGGTTACCTGCCGGGGACCACAGTGGCTGAGTTGTAAAGAGCAGACGCAGACTGCAATCCTTTCCTTGGCCTTAGGCACTTCAAGTGACAAGGCCTGCCAGGTGCACAGCCGTCTCTTTAGCCACTCAtgagcagtgttgtcttcaagtcattgttgtcaagtccaagtcgagtctcaagtcactacagttcaagtctcaagttgagtctcgagCCCCTAacgtcactttcgagtcaagtcccaagtcaagtctcaagtcttaatttaaaaaatgtcaagtcacttttgtacaagccatcaatattggcattttcggacaattttttcaccaagtcgatttaacaaaattagcaagtctcaagtcgagtgtcaagtcacaaacaatgagcccgagtcaagtctcaagtcgagtcacctagatGACTTAAATCGGAAtcaagttcaagtcgtgggactcgagtcaacaactctgctcaTGAGCAACACAGCAACCCCCTCTGTCACAACAGAGACCAAGGGACAAGAAAAGCCTCCTAGGCCTTGAGGTGTCCTTTGGCAACCAGTGGAAT
Proteins encoded:
- the HSPB8 gene encoding heat shock protein beta-8 — protein: MADGQMPFSCHYPTRHRSVRDRFREPGLSSRLLDDDFGMCPFSGDLTADLLDWARPRLTSTWPGPLRSGMARASPGMSPPGYSSRFGSYPEDRSPAPFSGEPWKVCVNVQSFKPEELTVKTKDGFVEVSGKHEEQQVEGGIVSKNFTKKIQLPYEVDPTTVFASLSPEGLLIIEAPQIPPYCQYGDSSYGAEIPMDNQEATCA